The following coding sequences lie in one bacterium genomic window:
- the dnaX gene encoding DNA polymerase III subunit gamma/tau, translating to MPVLYRKHRPQTFEDVVGQSHVTTTLVSAIAADRVAHAYLFSGPRGVGKTTTARLLAKAVNCEAGRGTAREAQQVPCNACPRCIEITEGRCMDVMEIDAATYTGIDAVREHIIETARFAPSVAAKKVFIIDEVHMLSTSSFNALLKTIEEPPDHVHFILATTELQKVPATITSRCQHFMFRRVDEETLVRRLERLAGEEGIAVERDILDQVVRIADGSVRDAESLLGQLFAAGGTAVDAASAALVLPRPNREHVRVLLDAVGAADAAAAIAALDAASAAGCDADAFCRDTIAELRAMTRAAATTGRLTSSQVLALRMFTELPDRLARSDRPFFLIEVVALTLIARTPAATPAPRTPTTHDDDRQSSPPSSPPPVVSHKPLKAKPATARATASHTSPSAQGGVSMDAAQALATVQRAWHGIVRDLASVNRAIPYLLEGGRPQTMDGTTLTIGFRYKLHAEKVRQPGITDAIIAAITNILGVPIRLEQAVIPPDEFQALDRACRPATGDTTADAALEVFGSRVLDEFPAPSG from the coding sequence CCGCGCGATTGCTCGCCAAAGCGGTGAATTGCGAGGCGGGTCGGGGCACCGCGCGCGAGGCGCAGCAGGTGCCGTGCAATGCGTGTCCGCGGTGCATCGAGATCACGGAGGGACGCTGCATGGACGTCATGGAGATTGACGCGGCGACGTACACGGGCATTGATGCGGTGCGCGAGCACATCATCGAGACCGCACGCTTCGCGCCGTCGGTTGCCGCGAAGAAGGTCTTCATCATTGATGAGGTGCACATGCTCTCCACGTCGTCGTTCAACGCGCTCCTCAAGACCATCGAGGAGCCGCCGGATCACGTCCACTTCATCCTCGCGACGACGGAGCTCCAGAAAGTCCCCGCGACGATTACGTCCCGCTGCCAGCACTTCATGTTCCGTCGCGTGGATGAGGAGACGCTCGTGCGGCGTCTCGAGCGGCTCGCGGGGGAGGAGGGGATCGCGGTGGAGCGCGACATCCTCGATCAGGTCGTGCGAATCGCCGACGGCTCGGTGCGCGATGCGGAGTCGCTCCTCGGGCAACTCTTCGCGGCGGGCGGAACGGCGGTGGATGCGGCGAGCGCGGCACTCGTGCTCCCGCGGCCCAACCGCGAGCACGTCCGCGTGCTCCTCGATGCCGTTGGTGCCGCCGATGCCGCCGCCGCCATCGCCGCGCTCGACGCAGCATCGGCGGCGGGGTGTGACGCGGATGCGTTCTGTCGCGACACCATTGCCGAGCTCCGTGCGATGACGCGCGCCGCAGCAACCACGGGGCGCCTCACGTCGTCCCAGGTGCTCGCGCTCCGTATGTTCACCGAGCTCCCCGATCGCCTCGCCCGCTCGGATCGTCCCTTTTTCCTCATCGAGGTCGTCGCGCTCACGCTCATCGCGCGCACACCGGCCGCCACCCCCGCACCGCGAACGCCGACCACGCACGATGATGATCGTCAGTCGTCGCCCCCGTCCTCCCCGCCTCCCGTCGTGAGCCACAAGCCATTGAAAGCGAAACCCGCCACCGCACGCGCCACCGCATCGCATACCTCCCCCTCCGCGCAAGGGGGAGTGAGCATGGACGCTGCGCAGGCGCTCGCCACCGTGCAGCGCGCATGGCACGGCATCGTCCGCGACCTCGCGTCGGTGAATCGCGCGATTCCGTACCTCCTCGAGGGTGGTCGGCCGCAGACGATGGACGGGACGACGCTCACCATCGGCTTTCGCTACAAGCTCCACGCGGAGAAGGTGCGGCAGCCCGGGATCACCGATGCCATCATCGCCGCGATCACCAATATTCTCGGGGTTCCGATACGCCTCGAGCAAGCGGTCATCCCCCCCGATGAGTTCCAGGCCCTTGACCGCGCCTGTCGCCCCGCAACCGGTGACACCACCGCCGACGCTGCCCTCGAGGTCTTCGGCTCTCGCGTCCTCGATGAGTTCCCCGCACCGAGCGGCTAG
- a CDS encoding HAD-IA family hydrolase, giving the protein MPYNVVLFDGDGVTIKEGRLFSEVLLESHGISMEAMQPFFKGPFQRCVVGEADLKEELAKVIGGWGWSGTVDALMHYWFSTGDNLNEEIVSLIKNLRATGVPCYLVSNNEHYRGAYLWNRLRHLFDGAFISGDVGFKKNQEAFFAHVVQKVHVTDRASILLIDDDQENVETAKSFGIDAVHYRQFSDLDGIISL; this is encoded by the coding sequence ATGCCATATAACGTCGTGTTGTTTGATGGAGATGGCGTCACCATCAAAGAAGGAAGATTGTTTAGTGAGGTACTGCTTGAAAGTCACGGCATTTCGATGGAGGCCATGCAGCCATTTTTCAAAGGTCCGTTTCAGCGGTGTGTAGTTGGGGAAGCAGATCTCAAGGAAGAATTGGCAAAAGTGATTGGAGGATGGGGCTGGTCGGGCACTGTTGATGCGCTCATGCATTATTGGTTCTCGACCGGTGACAATCTCAATGAGGAGATTGTATCGCTCATCAAGAATCTGCGTGCTACAGGAGTACCATGCTACCTCGTATCAAATAATGAACATTATCGTGGCGCGTATCTCTGGAACCGGCTTCGTCATCTGTTTGATGGTGCATTCATTTCTGGGGATGTAGGTTTCAAGAAGAATCAAGAGGCATTTTTTGCGCATGTGGTCCAGAAGGTGCATGTGACAGATCGAGCATCCATCTTGTTGATTGATGATGATCAGGAGAATGTTGAAACTGCGAAATCCTTCGGAATAGATGCGGTGCATTATCGTCAATTTTCTGATTTGGATGGCATCATTTCTCTGTAG
- a CDS encoding CPBP family intramembrane metalloprotease: MLRGLRMITAIVGIFVVPFLLVEIGVIPVELRRWVYVAVGIVALAVAVKRYSMREMGVQWANVRVAVLAYGLFAVVGAAGIVGVALATGRVLRPEWWLAPHFRYGVLIPVSVAQEFFYRSMLMPMLREVLRSPRMVIVVNAALFTLLHVVFPDPAIVLPLSFLGGIVFATLWTRWPNIWLASATHVVLNAAFTLFCFGGFETSCIV, encoded by the coding sequence ATGCTTCGTGGTCTCCGCATGATTACTGCGATCGTCGGAATTTTCGTTGTTCCTTTTCTCCTCGTGGAGATTGGCGTTATTCCGGTTGAGCTGCGACGGTGGGTGTATGTCGCAGTGGGGATTGTGGCGCTCGCGGTTGCTGTGAAGCGGTACTCCATGCGGGAGATGGGGGTGCAGTGGGCGAATGTGCGAGTCGCCGTGCTCGCGTATGGTCTCTTCGCGGTGGTTGGAGCTGCGGGGATCGTGGGCGTCGCGCTTGCGACGGGTCGCGTGCTGCGGCCGGAGTGGTGGCTCGCGCCACACTTCCGCTACGGCGTCCTCATTCCGGTGAGCGTCGCGCAGGAGTTCTTCTACCGGAGCATGCTCATGCCGATGCTCCGCGAGGTGCTTCGGTCGCCGCGGATGGTCATCGTCGTCAATGCCGCGCTCTTCACGCTCCTTCACGTCGTGTTCCCCGATCCGGCGATCGTGCTGCCGCTCTCTTTCCTCGGTGGCATCGTCTTTGCCACGCTCTGGACGCGATGGCCGAACATTTGGCTCGCATCGGCAACGCACGTGGTCCTCAACGCCGCGTTTACGTTGTTCTGTTTTGGCGGTTTCGAGACGAGCTGTATCGTGTAG
- a CDS encoding HPF/RaiA family ribosome-associated protein: protein MEISYSFKKMGEFDQHFCRQYFIPKAKMIERALPKLSADADVHLTFRAERFAKKKAFKVTLTLFADTHRWIAEEDDHTLREAIDLAKDKLVLQMRKRHRVFGAVQGLPHQEKVVA, encoded by the coding sequence ATGGAGATTTCCTACAGCTTCAAGAAGATGGGCGAGTTCGATCAGCACTTCTGCCGACAGTACTTCATCCCAAAGGCGAAGATGATTGAGCGTGCGCTGCCAAAACTTTCTGCGGATGCGGATGTGCACCTCACGTTCCGTGCGGAACGCTTTGCGAAGAAGAAGGCGTTCAAGGTGACGCTCACGCTGTTCGCGGATACGCATCGTTGGATCGCCGAGGAGGACGACCACACACTCCGTGAGGCGATTGATCTCGCGAAGGATAAGCTCGTGCTCCAGATGCGCAAGCGCCACCGCGTATTCGGTGCCGTACAGGGACTCCCGCACCAGGAGAAGGTCGTAGCGTAG